In Desulfurococcaceae archaeon MEX13E-LK6-19, the genomic window GCTTAAGGATCTTGCTATACAGCGTATGAAGCTACTCTATAGCATGGCTGTTGATATGGTTAGAAAAGGTGATTTGGAGTTAGCTAGAAGATATGTAGATATCATAGTGGCTATATCCTTGAGGACAAGAACGAGACCCCCTAAGAATATTAGGAGAGGATACTGTAGGAATTGTCATATACCTTTAGTACCCGGTTTAACAGCTAGAGTACGTATACAGAGCGAGGGTAAGGGAAGTAGAGTTGTGGTGACTTGCCTGCTATGTGGATGGAAGAGAAGGTACATGATAAAAGCCCGTCGATAAAGGAATTAATTAAGATGAAAAAAGCGTCAAGCAAGTGTGATGTAAACATAGGTAAGAAGGGTATAACTAAAGAAGTTATTGAAGAGATTAAGAAAAGACTTGAGCGTAATAAGGTAGTCAAGGTAAGAATACTCAAGTCAGCTCTTGTAGTAACAGGTCTTGATAGGCGTTCGTTGGCACGTGAAGTAGCTAATAGGGCTGGTGCACGTTTAGTGGAAGTGCGGGGTAGAACATTTATACTTGTAAAGCATGTTGGTAGAGGAGAGGATAATATAAAGTATAAAAGAAGGATAGAAGATTAACCCTAGCTTAGTGGATTAGTGAAAGGAGGGTGCTGGAATGGTTACAGCTCTCGAAGTACCTGCAGATATGCTGATAAAGAGGCTTGCAGAGTACCTAAAAGAGCATGTACCAGCAGTCAAGCCTCCAGTATGGGCTTACATGGTTAAGACTGGTGCCCATAAAGAAAAGCCTCCACAGGATCCAGACTGGTGGTATTATAGAGCCGCATCTATTCTAAGGAAGCTTTACAAGAGCGGTGAACCAATTGGTATAGAGAGATTCAGGACTATATATGGTGGCAGAAAGAACTATGGTGTTGCACCAGAACATTTTGTTAAAGGAAGCGGTAGCATAGTAAGGAAGATCCTTCAACAGCTTGAGAGAGCTAATCTTGTAAAGAAGATACCCGGCAAGGGAAGGACACTTACACCAGCTGGTAGAGCCTTGCTAGATAATCTAGCTTTCCAGATCATGAAAGAACTTGTCAAACAAAACCCTGAACTAGTAAAGTATCTGCCTCCAAGCCAGGTTAAGAAGAGGTGAGTATTTTTGTCTTACGATGAGGAGCTGGAGGCGATAAAACAAAGAAAGCTCATGGAGTTGCAGAGGAGACTACAAGAAGAAGAAAGAAGACGTCAGTTAAGATTACAGAAAGAAATGTTATTGAGATCTATTCTTACACCAAAAGCACGTGAACGTCTTGCCAATTTAAGACTTGTAAAACCTGAGCTAGCCGAGGCAATAGAGGATCAATTAATAGCCCTAGCCCAAAGCCGTAGGATAAATATACCTATAACAGATGATGTTTTAAAGGAGCTTCTTGCTAGCATATATGAGCAAACACATAGAGAGACGCGTATTAGGATAAAAGAAAAGTAATGAAATAAAGAAAAGGTGATGCTGATGGCACGCAATAAGCCTTTAGGAAAGAAACTCAGGCTCGCAGCCGCCTATAATAGTAACAAACCTATACCCATATGGGTTACTGTAAAGACTAGGTTAAAAGTTAGAAGAGGGTTTAGGCTCAGACACTGGAGAAGAACAAAGTTAAAGGCCTAGGCATGGGGGTGCGTATAGTTGTCTGAGGAGAAGAGGGGAGAGACAAGAATCTATACCGTTCCCTTATATCGGGTGTACTGGGGACGTAGGAAGAATAGGGCTAAACGTGCTGTCAGGTTGTTACGTGAATTTATTAAAAGGCATATAAAGAATGCTGAACGAGTCGTAATTGATAATGAAGTCAATATGTACATTTGGAGTAGAGGTATAGAGAAACCCCCTAGGAGAGTAAAAGTAGAAGTAGAGTATATTGATGAAGAGAAAACAGCTATTGTGAGGCTTGCTAAGTAGCCGTTGTCCCTCCTGATGATATTCCTATTTTAACCCATATGTAGAAGTTGTTTTTGGCGGTAGGAAAAATGGCATTAAACAGGCTCAGCATACTTGGGAACCCTAATATTGGTGTGTACGTGTTTGTAAACGATACAATAGCTATTGTTCCACCTGGTTTAACTGAGAATGAAAAGAAAATGATTATGGAGACACTTAATGTAGAGCTTCTTGAGACAAAAATTGCTGGTACCATAATAAATGGTATAATGGTTGCTGGAAACAATAATGCCGTTATTGTTCCTAGAAACATTCTCGATGAAGAATTGGAGTATTTGTCTAGTACATTAAAGAAGTATGGGATAAATACTCATGTACTTGAATCAAGGCATACAGCATTAGGAAACATTATTCTAATGAATGATAAGGTATGCCTATTATCTCCAAGTGTGGAAGAACATGAAGCGAAAAGAATAGAGGATATAGCTGGCGTTGAAGTTGTTAGAAAGACTATTATGGGGCTGAGTATACCGGGCTCGTTAGCTGTTATAACAAACAAGGGCGGTGTGATACACCCTGATGTGAGTGATGAAGAATTGTCTGAACTAGAGTCGCTTCTAGGATTTAGTCTTGAGAGAGCAACAGTTAACTCAGGAATACCTTTTATAAAGACAGGTTTAATAGCAAATAAGTACGGTGCTTTAGTAGGTGAGTTGACAACAGGACCCGAGATAATGAGGATTCAAAGAGGTCTCGGGGTAGGTGATTAGCTATGAGCCTTAGTGTAAAGATCTATAGAATTGAAGGATATATGTTGATAAGTCATGATAGGAATCCTACGTGGCAAAAATTCGTTAAAGAAGTAACAGCGGTAAAGGAAAGTGATGCGCTAGAAAAAGTATACTCTGAGTTGGGAAGCAACCATAAATTAAGGAGGAGACACATAAGGATAACTAGTGTGAAAGAGATAACACCAGATGAAGTCACAGATCCGGCAATCTTACAAATACTTAAACTAACGAGGTTTGTTAAACAATGAGCAAAAAAACTAGTGAAGAAAAAAGGGAAATCGATGTAAATGCTCTACTTGCTAGAATTAATGAGTTAAGAGGATACATAGAGATACTTCAGAATCAAGTTAATACGCTGGCTCAGGAACTAAGTGAGCTACAACTAGCTCTTGCATCAATAAAAGGCTTAAGTGAAGTAACTGATGAAAGAGAAGCACTAATAGCTGTTGATAGGCTTGCTACAGTCTTTGTTCCCGCAAAAATAAGTGGTTCTTGGAGCAAAAACTTACTTGTAAACATCGGGAGAAACTATTATGTTAAAACAGATAGTGCTACAGCCGAGAAAATTATTTCTAAAAGAATAGGTGCTTTACAGAATCTCATTAGAATGAGACAGCAAGAGCTTTCAAGAGCATTAAATGAGTATAACTACTTGCAACAAATAATTGCTGCAGCATTCTATCAAGCCCAAGCGGTGTCTGAGCAACAGAAATCTTGAAGGAAACATTTTTCTAGAATAGTAGCCTCTTGATTCTTCCCGGTATACAGTTTAAAGTAGTACGCTGGTTAAAGTAGTACGCTGGTGATTATATTGTTCAACAAACTGAAGAAAGCTATTTCATCGTTTATTAATAAAGCTGTAAAGGTTCTGTCATCAAAAAAAGAGTTAGAGGAGGCCATAGAAGAACTCAAGATCTCGTTAATAGAGAATGATGTTGCTTATGGTGTTGCGGAAGAACTTGCCGAAAAACTTATGAAGTATGTTGAAGAAGGCTCTATAAAAACAAGAAATGATCTTATCGAGTTCTTACGAGAAACCATTGTTGAGTTCTTCAAGAATGCTGGGGAACTAGATATAATTAGCGAGGCAAGGAAGTATAAGCCTTACAAAATAGTATTCCTTGGCGTTAATGGGGTAGGTAAAACAACAACGATAGCCAAATTGGCTTTACTGTATAGAGAGAAGGGATTCAAGCCATTAATGGTTGCTGCTGACACATTTAGAGCTGGCGCCCAGGAGCAACTGAAAATTCATGGAGATAGACTTGGTATACCTGTTTTCATGGGCAAATATGGTGCCGATCCTGCAGCTATAGTTTTTGATGCATTACAGTATGCTGAGAAAAGAGGATATGATGTTGTACTTATTGATACAGCTGGGAGGATGCATACAGATATAGATCTTGTTGAGGAGCTCCGTAAAATTGTCAGAGTGGCAAAACCACATCGGAAAATACTTGTTGTAGATGCTTTAACAGGTAATGACGCTATTGAGCAAGCTAAAATGTTCGATGAAGCAGTTGGTGTTGATGGAGTTATTGTAACAAAAGTTGATGCATATGAACAAGGAGGTGTTCCATTAAGTATAGTGTATGAGATAAAGAAACCAGTTATATTCATAGGTGTAGGCCAGGGATATAAAGATATAAAGCCTTTTAATATTAGGGAGTTTGTAGACAAGATATTGCCGCAATGAACTGTTGAGAGTGTATGAAATGAATATCGAAGAGCTCTTCGAGGTTTGGCGAAAAATAATAATGCTCGCTAAGAAACCATCACGTGAAGAGTACTGGACTACAGCAAAAATGGTGTTCCTAGGACTTACTCTCGTCGGTGGAATAGCCTTCATAATTAGGGTTGCGTTTGTCCTCTTCCTATTCCCAACATACCAGACCAGCTAGAAAGGTGATTAACTACATGAGCAATATAGTAAAAAAGAAACCATCAGTATACTATGCGGTGAGAACTACTGCTGGTAGGGAAATTGATGTCGCGTTAATTATGGAGAACCGTGCCCACCGTATGCGTGGAGAAATTGACGTCAGATCTATAATTGTCCCACCTGAGATTAAAGGCTATGTTATCGTTGAGGCACCGGGTATCCATGTAGTTTACCCTCTTGTTAAAGAAATAAAGTATGTTAAAGGAAAAGCGCCGGGGATCATAAAAGCTGAAGAGATAGAGAAACTGGTTAAACCCAAGCCCGTCATAGAGATGGTTAAAGAAGGAGATATAGTTGAGGTTATAGCTGGTCCCTTCCGCGGTATGAAAGCACGTGTTGTAAGTGTTGATAGGAACAAGAATGAGGTAGTGTTAAATATTTTAGAGGCGGAGTTCCCGTTACCAATTACAGTCCCAGCTGACTTCGTGAAACCAGTGAAATCAGGTGAGTAATATGGCGAAAAAATCGGTTAAGATACTTGTGGAGGGTGGCAAGGCAACTCCAGGGCCACCCATAGGCCCGACACTATCTCCACTGGGTGTTAACGTAGTAGAAGTGGTTAAGGCAATAAACGAAGCTACAAAACCTTTTGAAGGACTTACTGTGCCCGTGGAAATAATTGTTGATACCGAGACAAAGAAATTTGAAGTAAAAGTAGGTGTGCCTACTACAACGGCGTTACTACTTAAAGAAGTTGGTGCAAAACAGCCGCCAGGAGACCCTGCCCACCAGAAAATAGGTGATTTACCTATCGAGAAGATTATACGTATCGCCATAATGAAGAAAGAACAGCTTACAGCAAAAACTCTGAAGGCAGCTGTGAAAACAATACTTGGTACAGCTAGGAGTATAGGTATAACTGTTGATGGTAAAGATCCTAAGGAGGTCTCAAAACTTATAGATGAAGGTGTTTATGATAGTGTTCTTGCAAAGTATGAAGAAGAATGGGAGAAAGAGGAAGAGTGATGAGGTGAAAAATGTATGCCCGTTGTTAGTAAGGAACAACTTGTTGAGGCAATAAAGAAAGCTATTGAAACTAGTCCTAAACGTAATTTCAAGCAGAGTATTGAGATGATAATTGTACTTAGAGATGTTGATCCAAGGAGCCCGGAGGGGCGTATAAGAGAAACAATATTCTTGCCAAAGGGTATAAGCAAGGAAGTAAAGGTATGTGTTGTAGCTGACGGTGAAATGGTTGAGAAGGCGAAAGAGGCTGGAGCATACAGGGTAATAACAAAGAGCGAGCTTCAGTCTCTCGGCAAGAAAGAAGCCAAGAAGATAGCACAGGAATGTGACTGGGTTCTTGTTAGAACAGATTTAATGGCACAAGCAGGTAGAATACTTGGTCCAGCTCTTGGTCCTCGTGGTAAGATACCTGTACCAGTACCTCCAGCAGCCGACATAAAAACAATCATTGAAAGGTATAAGAGGGCAGTATTCATAAGAACAAAGGATCAACCACAGATCATGTGTAGAATTGGTGCGGAGGATATGAACCCAGATGACATCGCAGAGAATGCTTTATCAGTGCTTTCAGCAATAGAAGCAAAGCTGAGAACACCTACATACAATATAGCCAAGGTAATAGTGAAGACAACCATGGGTCCACCTATAGAAGTTAAAGCGGGGTAGAGTGGTAATGGTATCTGCTGTCCAAGTAACTAGAGTTCCACGTGCAGAAAAAATTCCTGAATGGAAGATAAAAGAAGTTGAGACTCTCGTAAATCTGTTTAAGCAATACAAAGTGTTTGCACTAGCACATCTTGAAGGTCTTCCAACAGCACAGCTACAGCAAATCAAGAAGAAGCTTAGGAAGAAAGTATACTTTAGAGTATCAAAGAATACTTTGGTGAAAATTGCTCTTAAGAGAATTGGCATTGAGAACGAAGAATTATTCAATTTGCTTCAAGGACAAAACATACTGTTGTTTACCAACATGAATCCGTTTGAATTGGCCTTACTGCTTGAGAAACATAAGACCTATACATACTACAAGCCAGGAGACATAGCTGACAAAGAAATTGTTGTACCTGCAGGAAACACTGGTTTATCTCCGGGTCCTATACTTAGTACCTTTAGCAAACTAAAAATCCCAATAAGAGTCCAAGGGAACAGTATTTGGATAGCTAAAGACGTTGTTGTAGCAAAACCTGGGGATAAGATATCTGAGGACCTAGCTAGTCTCTTGCAGAGGCTGGGAATTGCTCCTAAAGAAGTTAAAATAAAGATAAAAGCGGCTTTTGAAGACGGTCTTGTCATACCGGGAGACAAACTATTGCTTAACTTAGATGAGTATAAGAATAACATCATTAATGCTTATCACAACGCCCTGAAGATAGGTGTTGAAATAGCATGGCCTGTACCTGAGGTATTAGAGTTAAGCCTCAAGAAAGCATATGTGAGAGCGATAGTACTAGCTGCTGAAGCAGGCTTCGTAACACCAGAGACCATAGAGTATGTACTAGCTAGGGCTGTCAGTAAAGCATTGGCATTAGCTAGTGTTGTTGCAGAAAAAGCTCCGGAGCTTGGACTTGAGGTAAAGAAGGAAGCCCCCAAGGAGGAGAAGAAAGAAGAGAAGAAGGAAGAGGAGAAAGAAGAGGAAGAAAAAGAGGAAGTTACTGAGGAGGACTTATCAGCAGGTCTTGGTGCACTATTTGGATAATTGTTTTTCCTACTCTTGCAATTATACATAAAAATTTAAAACACCCTATACCCCTAGTTTGAATCCACGAAGAGAAAGTTGACATAGAGACGAGGTGATGAGTCATCGAGTACATATATGCCTCTCTACTACTACGTGAAGCTAAAAAGGAAATAAATGAAGAAAATATAAAGAAAATACTTGAAGCAGCTGGTATTCAAGTAGATGAGGTAAGAGTAAAAGCTCTAGTCGCAGCACTAAAGGAGATAGACATAGATAAAGTTCTAGAGACAGCTACACTACCATTAGCAGCACCTATGACTGGTGCTCCAGCTGCTGCACCAGCTGAAGAAAAGAAAGAAGAGAAGAAGGAAGAGGAGAAAGAAGAGGAAGAAAAGGAAGAGCTTAGCGAAGAAGACCTAGCGTCTGGTCTCGGTGCCCTCTTCGGCTAACACTGAGGGACCATTCCTTGACAACAAGAGAAGAACCAGAATATTTTAGTGATTTTCTTAAATTCCATGGTTATCGTAGATATACTTGTCGTAAATGTGGAGAAAAGTTTTGGAGTCTCGTACCTAGAGAAACGTGTCCTGATAGGCCTTGTAGCAAATACGACTTTCTGATTAACGAGTACAAATCTGTTCCACGTTTATCACTAGATGAAGCTAGAAAGAAGTTCATAGATTTTTTTGAGCGCAACGGGCATGGATACGTAGATCCATATCCAGTACTTGCGCGATGGAGAAATGACCTATACTTAACAATTGCTAGCATAATAGTATTTCAGCCTGCAGTTACTGAAGGAATTGCTGATCCCCCGTATAATCCATTAGTTATAGTTCAGCCAAGTATAAGGCTTGAAGATATTGATAACGTTGGTTTGACTTTTGGTAGACACCTAACATCATTCGAAATGGCAGCACATCATGCTTTTAATAAGCCAGAGAAACATATCTATTGGGTCAACGAGACACTAGAGTATGCTTTCAACTTCTTTACAAAAGAACTTGGAATACCTGCTGAGAGAATAGCGTTCAAAGAGTCTTGGTGGGAAGGCGGAGGAAACGCTGGGCCCTGTTTCGAAGTTCTTGTCGACGGATTAGAGCTTGCTACACTAGTCTTTATGAAATACAAGGTTATTGATGGAAAATATTTGCCAAATAAACTCACGATAGTAGATACAGGCTATGGTGTTGAGCGTATAACATGGTTTACACAACAAACACCTACAGCATTCCATGCCATCTATGGAGATCTCGTCAAGAAGTTTGCTGACATATTAGGCGTGGAAGAACCTGAATATAATGTACTCAAGAATATAGCTTATTTGACAAGCGATATAGACATTAATTCTCTTGAGGAACTCGAAGAAATCGTCAAGAAGAATGGTTATAGTGAGTATATCGAAAATATTCGTTCATCAATATTCCTTTACACGCTTCTTGACCACTTAAGGACATTAGGATTAATGCTTGGAGACGGTATTGTCCCATCTAATTCTGGTGAGGGATATCTAGCAAGACTAGTACTCAGGAGATCACTGAGAACATTGTATAATCTAGGTTTCAGAGAGGATGAGTTTAAGAAAATAATACTTGATTTAATGGAAGAAGAGATAAAATATTGGCGTAATCGATATGTTTACGATAAACTATACAGGAATAGGGATTATATCCTCGATGTTATTGAGTACGAGACAAGTAAGTTTGTTGATACATTAAAACGAGGTTTAAGAATAGTAAAGAAACTACTTAAGAAAAAACACATCTCTACAGAAGATCTTATCGAGGTATATGATTCTCACGGCATTCCCCCAGAAATAATATCATCTATTGCACGTGAGAGAGGCGTAGAAGTAAGAATTCCCCCTGACTTCTATTCACTAATAGCTAAACGTCATGCTTCTCCAGGGAAACTTGTTAAAGAAAAAGAAGTAGAGTTACCCAAGGATGTTGTTGAGTGGGCAAGTAAATACCCTGAAACAAAAAGGATTTTCCATGAGGACCCGTATAGGCGTGAGACTACGGCTAAAGTACTTGGTGTTTACAAGAACTATGTTGTAGTAGACAACACGGTGTTCTATCCTAAGGCTGGAGGACAAGATAATGACCTTGGATATATGCTAATCAATGGTAAGTCTATTGAGATAAAGGCAGGATACAAAGTAGGTGATGTGATAGTACACGAGCTTGCTGATACGAGTGCTATAAAGCCTGGAGATGAGGTAAAGATCATTATTGACTGGGATAGAAGATATAAATTAATGAGGCATCATACGGCTACACATATAGTTCTTGCTGCAGCAAGAGCTGTTCTTGGAGACCATGTGTGGCAGGCTGGTGCCGAGAAAACTATTGAGAAAGGTAGACTGGATATAACTCATCACAAACCTCTTACAGCAGAAGAAATAAGGAAAATCGAGGAAATAGCGAATGCTATCATAGATAAACGTATAGGCATAAAGTTCCATACCTTAAAGAAATTTGAGGCTGAGAAGAAGTATGGACTAAGAATTTACCAAGGAGGAGCTATTGTTGCCGATAAGCTGAGAATTGTTGAGATACCGGGTTGGGATGCCGAGGCATGTTTTGGCACTCATCTAAGAAACACTGGTGAAGTAGGTGGATTAAAGATCATTAACGTCGAGAAGATACAAGATGGTGTGATAAGACTCGAATACGTTGCAGGTACTAGGGTTTCTGAATACGCTTATAGTCTTGAAAAAACAATAGAGGAAGTAGCATCGATCTTAAATACTAGCCCCAAGGAAGTCATTGTTAGCATCAAGAAGTTTATAGATACCTACAATAAGCAAAGAGAGCTTCTCAGAAAATACCGTTTGGTATTCAAGGAGAGTATTCTAGAAAAACTGAAAGAGGTCACTATGAGTATATGTGGAATTAATGTTGTAATTCTTAGGAAAGAGGTTGATGATGAAGAAGTTTACAGAGACATTATTACTAGTCTGGTTGAGAAGAACTACATAGTGATATATGATAATGGTAAGATTATCGAGATAGGATTGAATCCTGAGTTGTCGCGTGAGAAAGCTATTGATTTGAGGAAAATCGTTGAAGTACTTAAGGAGAAACACGGATTCAAAGGCGGTGGTAAAAGAGATCATGTAACGATAAGATATGTTGGTGATAGTAGTAAGGTTGTATCGGAAATTCTTGATTTACTCAAGGAGATGATTAATTGCGTAGAGAAGTAATTGATGCAATACATGACTACAGGTTTTTACTTGACAGAGGATACCCTATAAAAGCCGCTCTTGATGTCGTCTGTACCAGATATATGTTATCAAGGAAAGAAAGACTTCTTCTTTACCGTTGCGTACACAGTAGTGCTTTGGCGAGGAAAATTATACGTAAACAGAGTATCCCTCCTATGAAATCAAGAATTGTTGCCGATGGATTCAATATTTTGGCGACCCTATACACCGTATACTGTGGTGAAGAAGTCTATTTATGTGATGACGGTATAGTGAGAGATCTCTCTGGGCTACATAGTCGTGTTGCCCTATCAATAAACCAGGACTTACTCGACTCGCTTTTCACGGAAATTATCGAGGCAGTTAGCGGTAAAGAATATGAGCTAATTATTGTTCTCGACTACAATGTTAAGAAAAGCGGTGAAATAGCTTCACGTCTTCGAAGAATTATTAAAGAAAATAAGCTCGATTGGGTTGTTCTAGTGGAGAGACAAGCTGATAAGAAAATACTTGAAAAAGCCTCTGAAGGCTACTGGGTTTCCTCGAGTGACATAGTAATACTTGAAAAAGCCACAAAAATATATGATCTAGCGGGTAGTATTGTTAGAGAAAAGTATCCTAGACAAGTAGTTAAAATACCCCTGGAGAACTAGATTTAAAACCGCTTATAGTAAACCCTAATAGAGGAGAGAGGCGGGCCCGTCGCCTAGCCAGGATAGGGCGCCGGCCTTCTAAGCCGGTTGTCCGGGGTTCAAATCCCCGCGGGCCCGCCTCCCTCTTAATACCCTTCAATGCTTTTATAACATTGATATTATCGGTGATAACTATATCAACGCCTTTTCTAGATAGGTCTATTGCCTGTTCAAGCATGTTAACGGGCCATACTGCAATAAGAAACCCTTCTTTGCGGAGTTCTCTAATTAGTTTGTCGGTTAAAAAATCGATCCTAATTGATATACCATGGGCTCTGGCTTGTTTAAGTAACTGAGTTACATTCACAGGGTGTTCCTCTAGACTCAAAAGTACTTTAACTTCTTTCCAGTGTTCTGCAATATATTTAAGGTCGTCATGCCATTTTGACGTTAGAATAACTTTTTCTAGAGGGAACGAAACGGTTGTAATTATCTCTTTAATCTCATTAACTATTCCGGGCTTCTTTATATCAAGAATAACTCCTAACCCATGCTCACGGGCTAGATCTAGTGCTTCAATTAAAGTTAATGGTTTTCTCAAGTGTATTGTCTCAAGCATGTGGGCTAATTTTTCCCTGATAAGGATGGGTTTCTTGTATTGGTCTCTATGAGTTAAAATAATGTCTTTACCGTTTTTATCAACATCTACCTCAATAAGATCAGCACCCGATTTAATATATTTCTTGAACCAGTACCTAGTATTCCCTCTGTGTCCTGCAATCAATACCTTGAATGAGATGCCGTCAGGCAACAGTTTCACCAAATCACTGTTATCTCAATTATATCTGTGCACTAACACCTACTAACCCAGAACACTCTCACCTTAAAAACACTTGTAGAGAAATGGGAAGGCAATAAGAAGTCTATGAAATCGATAAGCTAGCTGTATTATATGTGTGTATCACTGATATGAATATGCTCTTTTACTGGTATGGCAGCTGCTCCATAAATTCTTCTAGTATTTTCTAGTGTAAGAACTTCATCTGGTTTACCGATAATATAGATCTCTCTGTTCATTAGGATAACTGTTTTTGTATACTTAAGTAAGAGCATTGGGTCATGGCTTGATACTATTACAAGTTTGTTCTGCGAAAGACTACCAATTAGTTCTGCAAGCTCGGCTTTGCCTACAGGATCAACGGAAGCCAATGGTTCATCCATTACCAAAATTTCAGGATCATGAATTAATGCACGCGCTATTAACACTCTTTGTCTTTGTCCTCCTGAAAGCTTCCAGAAACTCTTGAACCAAGCTTCTTTCGGAAGACCTACTTGTTCTAAAGTGTGTTTTATTAACTTCATGTTATCAAATGATACGAAAATACGTGGCCATCTCTTCTTATGAATTAGCAACGAATTCTCAATGACCTCCCAAGCAGTTATTGGAAATACCTGTTTCTCTGAAGCCACTAGTTGTGGAACATAGCCCATGTATAGGCCGGCTTTTTCGGGTAAGCCTGTGACGTTAATTTCATTAACGTAAATGTTCCCGGATATAGGCTTAATTAAACCAAGTATTGTCCTCAATAATGTTGTTTTACCAGCCCCATTAGGTCCTAGAACCTGAATTAATCCAGGACCCCTCAATTCGAAACTCATATCCTTTATTACAATAGTATCACCGTATGCTACAGTAAGGTCTGATACTCTTAGCGAGACAGTCATTTTAATACCATCCTCACTGTGCACACTCTAAATAAAATTTATAGGAAACTGTGCATAAATT contains:
- a CDS encoding 50S ribosomal protein L10, yielding MVSAVQVTRVPRAEKIPEWKIKEVETLVNLFKQYKVFALAHLEGLPTAQLQQIKKKLRKKVYFRVSKNTLVKIALKRIGIENEELFNLLQGQNILLFTNMNPFELALLLEKHKTYTYYKPGDIADKEIVVPAGNTGLSPGPILSTFSKLKIPIRVQGNSIWIAKDVVVAKPGDKISEDLASLLQRLGIAPKEVKIKIKAAFEDGLVIPGDKLLLNLDEYKNNIINAYHNALKIGVEIAWPVPEVLELSLKKAYVRAIVLAAEAGFVTPETIEYVLARAVSKALALASVVAEKAPELGLEVKKEAPKEEKKEEKKEEEKEEEEKEEVTEEDLSAGLGALFG
- the rpl12p gene encoding 50S ribosomal protein P1, whose product is MEYIYASLLLREAKKEINEENIKKILEAAGIQVDEVRVKALVAALKEIDIDKVLETATLPLAAPMTGAPAAAPAEEKKEEKKEEEKEEEEKEELSEEDLASGLGALFG
- a CDS encoding alanine--tRNA ligase; the encoded protein is MTTREEPEYFSDFLKFHGYRRYTCRKCGEKFWSLVPRETCPDRPCSKYDFLINEYKSVPRLSLDEARKKFIDFFERNGHGYVDPYPVLARWRNDLYLTIASIIVFQPAVTEGIADPPYNPLVIVQPSIRLEDIDNVGLTFGRHLTSFEMAAHHAFNKPEKHIYWVNETLEYAFNFFTKELGIPAERIAFKESWWEGGGNAGPCFEVLVDGLELATLVFMKYKVIDGKYLPNKLTIVDTGYGVERITWFTQQTPTAFHAIYGDLVKKFADILGVEEPEYNVLKNIAYLTSDIDINSLEELEEIVKKNGYSEYIENIRSSIFLYTLLDHLRTLGLMLGDGIVPSNSGEGYLARLVLRRSLRTLYNLGFREDEFKKIILDLMEEEIKYWRNRYVYDKLYRNRDYILDVIEYETSKFVDTLKRGLRIVKKLLKKKHISTEDLIEVYDSHGIPPEIISSIARERGVEVRIPPDFYSLIAKRHASPGKLVKEKEVELPKDVVEWASKYPETKRIFHEDPYRRETTAKVLGVYKNYVVVDNTVFYPKAGGQDNDLGYMLINGKSIEIKAGYKVGDVIVHELADTSAIKPGDEVKIIIDWDRRYKLMRHHTATHIVLAAARAVLGDHVWQAGAEKTIEKGRLDITHHKPLTAEEIRKIEEIANAIIDKRIGIKFHTLKKFEAEKKYGLRIYQGGAIVADKLRIVEIPGWDAEACFGTHLRNTGEVGGLKIINVEKIQDGVIRLEYVAGTRVSEYAYSLEKTIEEVASILNTSPKEVIVSIKKFIDTYNKQRELLRKYRLVFKESILEKLKEVTMSICGINVVILRKEVDDEEVYRDIITSLVEKNYIVIYDNGKIIEIGLNPELSREKAIDLRKIVEVLKEKHGFKGGGKRDHVTIRYVGDSSKVVSEILDLLKEMINCVEK
- a CDS encoding DUF434 domain-containing protein; its protein translation is MRREVIDAIHDYRFLLDRGYPIKAALDVVCTRYMLSRKERLLLYRCVHSSALARKIIRKQSIPPMKSRIVADGFNILATLYTVYCGEEVYLCDDGIVRDLSGLHSRVALSINQDLLDSLFTEIIEAVSGKEYELIIVLDYNVKKSGEIASRLRRIIKENKLDWVVLVERQADKKILEKASEGYWVSSSDIVILEKATKIYDLAGSIVREKYPRQVVKIPLEN
- a CDS encoding metal ABC transporter ATP-binding protein; translation: MTVSLRVSDLTVAYGDTIVIKDMSFELRGPGLIQVLGPNGAGKTTLLRTILGLIKPISGNIYVNEINVTGLPEKAGLYMGYVPQLVASEKQVFPITAWEVIENSLLIHKKRWPRIFVSFDNMKLIKHTLEQVGLPKEAWFKSFWKLSGGQRQRVLIARALIHDPEILVMDEPLASVDPVGKAELAELIGSLSQNKLVIVSSHDPMLLLKYTKTVILMNREIYIIGKPDEVLTLENTRRIYGAAAIPVKEHIHISDTHI